The window CGCACTCACAAGTTCACACTCCACCAGCTCCTGCTAAGATTTCAAAAACATTTGCACAACCTCCTTCAAGTTCTCAGAAGGTAAGTGTAAGTGTATTAGTAGGTAGTGATCGTTGACCTGATAAAGTTGCTAATGCTTACATATTACTTACACTATTTGACATCGTTCTTTTACACAGATTGTGAAAGAGGGTCAGAAGTGCAAACTGTTGGATATTACCGGTGAAAAAGTAGTTGTTGCAGAAGGACGCTGGTCTTCGAACAACCCTGAACAGTTAGTCCATTTCGTTCCGTTGGGCAATAATGCAGTTCGTGTGTGGGTTGATGTAGTGAAGGTGAATGATGCCAAGGTTTGGAGGCCAACGTCTGCAATTGAGTGTATGGAGGATGCTATCGGCACTACTGTAGCATGGCCTGAAGATAAAGTTGTCATCGTTTGAGGTGGAATAAGAACTGGATGGTCTTCTACTTTCTTTCCTTTAGTATTACTAATGAACCTATGGtatttgtgttttttctttCAAACTTAATTATGATATTGTATTTCTATTATGGAGAAATGAAAATGGATTCAgactttgtttatttttttatgagaaTTTGCTGTAACATATGATGGATTTATTGTCTGAAACTGTATCCAAAATAGAAGCTACAattcatatatacataaatcaaaaccacaTCACCAAATAGCATCTATGCAGAGCTACTACAACGTAATTCATGGCTACATAATATAGCTATTTTACAAATATACATAACAGCAAAAAATGTTAttatacaattatatataacACGAATTAGATGttattattaagtttaatacAGCAACAAAGAACAGTTGTTATATAATTTCCTATAACACGAATAACgtgttataaatataattaatacaGCGTTAGAGAACAGCTGTTATATAATTTCCTATAACATGAGTAATGTGTCATAAATTGCATTAATACAGCATAACCGTAACGCTATTATAGGTCACTCTACAATAGCATCATTTCAAAACGCTATCGTATATAGGTACCCTATTATAGCGTCAACTGTAATAGCATTTATAAAACCGCTATAAAAACCATATAATAGCGTTAACCGTATGCTATGAAAAGCCATATTTGTTGTAGTGTCTTCCTGCATAAACATGAGATCAAACTGTCATAAGTTTTACAAAATATCAtgaagaacaaacaaaaactcaAGAGAGATACGTACCACTGACAAACATAAGCGCCAAACCTAGAAAAACTAATACGGAGACCATTACACAAACTTCCAATGCATAGCCATTTGTAGACTCTGAATTCTTCTTGAGCTCACAGACGGTCTTCTGTAGCTTAAGCAGCTTCTGATCACACTCGAAACCTTGCTCCTTAAGCAGCCTGAGTTCTCTCTGAACCTCACTCACCTCCTCCGTGACTGCCACATCCCACCATTTCCATATGTGTCAGCCCCCATCATCTCTATTCTCGCACGTGTAGTACAACCTCCCTGGATCTTTTCGCGTGTAAGATGTTGCAATAGCAGCCTCACTGCCACAGAAGCATCTCGTTGGGATGCCATCATCAGCCTCAGGTGGGTTGTGAACCGGCTCGCCAATAGAGAAACTACTATGTCCTTCATCCGCATAAAGAGCAGCCTCTGCTTCAAGAAGGGACGTCATGTCGAACTCATCTGATGAAGAAGGCTGGGTGTACGAATAGTCTTATCCCATGATTGGTTAAACCTGAAAGAAATCAAAGATCTTTAGAAACGAAGATGATATAAACAACAACAATCACATATCTTTAGAAACGAGCACGGATTGAACAAATCGAttgaaaccctaattttaaaaGACAAATCGATTGAATCTTCACAACCTAACCCTAATTTGAGGGGAAAACAACAAAGAAGACAAAATCTGAACGCATAAATCTACAAAATCACCCTACGATTTACCTTCTTCTCGGGATGGATCGAATCGCCTTCGAATCGCCTTCGATATCGCCTTCACTCGAGAAGTAGATTTCTCGCCTTTGGTCGACaatgaataaattttttttgatatgtACGAAAGACAAAACCGACGGACGAACGAAATCGTGCCACGTCTCTAAGGATCAAGTCCGTTAAATCCTTATTTACGGATTGATCCTTGGATTATTTAggttaaataatatttctttattCCGATAAGCATCGGATTAGGCGCTAAGGATCCATTAAGGATCACCGTTGCGGCTGGCCTTAGGATCGTATCATTCAGACTCATACGTAAGAGACCTTTAACATTTCGTCCTTTTCAGCTTTCATTATATCCACTTTAGGTTTTGAGCCATCAACATGTTTCTCAGCTTCCGAAGTGAACGTCGCGTTATCACTTAGCACCAAATCCAACTTTAAGATTTCCGGCTAAAACAATATCTTGTGTTTCCAAAATCCATAAAAACTTCTTTCATCAAACTTATCAACTTAAAACTGTACATTTGTTTAATCATTCCTAAATCAATTAATAACCTAATGATTTTCTTATGATATTTCGTGACACTTGTTGTAGCAGATCAGCCTTGACTTGCGTCCAAGTAACCTTGATATCTCTGATATCACTTGTGAGGTTTCAACCTAAGAATCTAGACAAGTGCTTTAATTATAGATTACTTCTTCAAGCTGATTTCAATGGTTGCTTCCCTTATCTTGTCTACATAGATTCTTTGATAACTCTCAACTCATATCCGTTTTTTCCTTGCtctttgaatattattttttctgtaaACTAGCtctttgaatatttattagGTCTTAGTAGATGCTTCGTGAAGTTGtgtaaattaaaaagaaaccgAAAATTGACATATATGCTTTCTAATTTCTggatttttttgtgttttgtaaatataaaagttgTCTAGATCATATAGgtctttgaattattttttttttggaaaaagtGAAAAGGAAAATTTTGGGACAAATGATTAATCGAATTGAGCTGAGCCATAGATTTTAAGTAGTACTAGATTCCGGTCCGCGCTACTTAAAAGTGcagaaatatttttaacaaaatataattaacgaaattaaaatgttaaaagaaattattttagCGTATTGGatttttttgtgattatattatttgtatttgtattcAACAGGAAACATGTAAAATAGGAATTAATTTTACCCATTTTGGACAACATATGAATTAATTTACATTTCAATTATTTCGTTATTTTtggttataaatattttgataaaattaacgtaatttatttgattaatattgtgatatatatatatatatatatattgacaaatttttaattataaaacgtATTTGATGTCAATTATTAactctaacattttatttatatacactatttaatttaatatgaaagattatttaagtttaaatgaatgtaattttgtatttataaaaataaaaaattaaataatatattaatttaatatttgtttattaaatgAATGTATTTTGTAGTatctaaacctgcaaaaaaaaaacagttatacagtttttgattttttttcataaattatttgagtgttttagtcaattatttgatttatctaatgatttgaaaatattaataagaAGTTACTACCTCTGTATTTGAATGACTgatatttcagatttttcatttgtatttaaaatatttatctttaaaTTATGATTAATGCACTTATCtttaaaactaaaacataaatttaaaaatgtgaATGATGAAACTTTCTGATAAAACCAATAAGTAATAAATACAAGAATGTATTTAAGTTTTAATGTGTTAAAACTAAAAGAAATCAATCTTTCATATACAAATGAAGTATTAAAAAGTGGGATTCAATAATTTATACCGGTAGGACACAAGATTAATTATTGTGTTGTTTGAAAATATCAAGtagaataattttgtttttatagttATCTTGATGAAGTTTTAgtgttttcattaattattatgaatttttttataagataACATATGTCTAAAAAGTTAGGTCCATTAAAATGTAACTGTTTTAAAggaaattttcatgtttaccatttttagtaCCATTATTCATGTTAACCACTACTAAAGAggcattttcaaaaatatcttcttcattaagtggcaaaagattcttatatatatatatatatatatatatatatattttatacttttttataatcgaaaattatgtttgaaactatttttatttctttttttatttaaaatatttatttatatatttattagaatcctaaattttatattacaaAAACTCTATCTTAtcaccctaagtctagattagtctATCTTaggatataaatgtattttaccatttattaaaagtgaagatcaacataaaaaatagtagTATGAATTTGATATTTTGACAATTTCCTCTGTTTTAATAAGAAAGATTGAACCATTTAAACTGATGTAGACTAATAGGCACTTGAAGAAACTAAGGTAGTGGTAAAAAACTTGACTTTTCTCTCTCAAACAGTAAAAAGTAAAAAGTCAAGTCGAAACAGGAAATCCTTGTCATCTCGACGCGTCTCTCCGGTGTGACCTTGACACGAACTCTCACAATCAACTTCATCTTCTTACATCCATGGATGAAGAAGAAATCCCAGATCCGCAAGTGTCTCTATCGATTCAAGATCCGAGGCCACATGTTGAAGCTTCAGTCTCGAACTCTATAGATCTACGATGGCCATACCTTGGAAAGTGGTCTGCAGCTCCTCTTTCTGGATCTGCTTCTGGAGCGGTAAAAAAGAACCAACTTTCAGTACAGAAGGAGGTGGAGGATAAAGCTTCTTCACCTGCTTCCAAAACACGCCAGTCCTTGAACTCTTGTGCTAGTGATGATGACTCAACCTCTGTTCTTCCCAGTAGTACAACTGAACCGTGTGAAATTCCGATTGAGATGACTTCCGAAAGTGTGAACATGGAAGCGGAGGTAGGAGGTTTTAACACCTCAATGGTAATCCCTCACCAACTAGAAGACAGAGACCATCAGACAGCTGTCCCTTCTTCAATAATTTCTTCTGAACCTCCAATAGCTACATTCGTTCCTTCAATCGGAGCATGGGCCAAGCCTCTCGCTTTTGAGCCGTCAGCAACTCCTCCAACACCGTCAACACCAAATGGCTTTAATCCACAGCTTCTGAacaatcttcttgattctttttggCCAACACTAGGTGATGGAATTGAGAAAAACCAGAAGAAAAAACAACATCCAACTACTGCTAGGGAATTTCCTCATATGCCGGTACAGAAAATTCCGGTCCCTAAGCTCAAGAATGATGGAACTCTAAGATTTCCATGGGCGGCTAGAATGGATCCTACTGCAAGAAACCTTTTCCGAGCAGCCAAGCCAACATTTCGGCTTGATGGAACTCCGGAGGTAACTCAGGTACTTCGCTTAGGACCAGAAAATAAGGGAGAGTATATCATTGGTCATTTCCATCGTTGCTCTCTTCCTCCTGGGCGTCTGATCCACGCGGTAGTGAATAGACTATGGGGAAGAACTTGTAGAATAGGTTGTCGTAAGTTGAATGATTCTTCTTATATGTTTCACATACCTCATGTTTCAACTCGGCAATGGGTAATTCAGAGAGGTGTATGGCATGTTGATGACTGCTTGTTATTTATCTCACCTTGGAAACCAGTAAACTCTGTTAAAGTTCCTGAAGTATCTACAATACCGGTGTGGGTAACCCTAAAAAATGTCCCAGATTGTTGCTATTCAAGACTTGGTCTCAGTCACGTTGCATCAGGACTTGGCGAACCTATGCAAACGCATAAACCTCGACTTGATCCGACTTGTTTGGGAGAAGCAAAGCTGTTGGTTGAAGTAG of the Brassica rapa cultivar Chiifu-401-42 chromosome A03, CAAS_Brap_v3.01, whole genome shotgun sequence genome contains:
- the LOC103862620 gene encoding uncharacterized protein LOC103862620, with product MDEEEIPDPQVSLSIQDPRPHVEASVSNSIDLRWPYLGKWSAAPLSGSASGAVKKNQLSVQKEVEDKASSPASKTRQSLNSCASDDDSTSVLPSSTTEPCEIPIEMTSESVNMEAEVGGFNTSMVIPHQLEDRDHQTAVPSSIISSEPPIATFVPSIGAWAKPLAFEPSATPPTPSTPNGFNPQLLNNLLDSFWPTLGDGIEKNQKKKQHPTTAREFPHMPVQKIPVPKLKNDGTLRFPWAARMDPTARNLFRAAKPTFRLDGTPEVTQVLRLGPENKGEYIIGHFHRCSLPPGRLIHAVVNRLWGRTCRIGCRKLNDSSYMFHIPHVSTRQWVIQRGVWHVDDCLLFISPWKPVNSVKVPEVSTIPVWVTLKNVPDCCYSRLGLSHVASGLGEPMQTHKPRLDPTCLGEAKLLVEVELDKPFPKQIALDDKQGNIFLVDVEYTWIPSICGRCGHLGHKEKRCLLPAAPPIVETGSKKELPAEILRGEEEMV